From the Macaca thibetana thibetana isolate TM-01 chromosome 12, ASM2454274v1, whole genome shotgun sequence genome, one window contains:
- the NXPH2 gene encoding neurexophilin-2 has translation MRLRPLPLVVVPGLLQLLFCDSKEVVHATEGLDWEDKDAPGTLVGNVVHSRIISPLRLFVKQSPVPKPGPMAYADSMENFWDWLANITEVQEPLARTKRRPIVKTGKFKKMFGWGDFHSNIKTVKLNLLITGKIVDHGNGTFSVYFRHNSTGLGNVSVSLVPPSKVVEFEVSPQSTLETKESKSFNCRIEYEKTDRAKKTALCNFDPSKICYQEQTQSHVSWLCSKPFKVICIYIAFYSVDYKLVQKVCPDYNYHSETPYLSSG, from the coding sequence CTATTTTGTGACAGTAAGGAAGTGGTACATGCCACGGAGGGGCTGGATTGGGAAGACAAAGATGCTCCAGGGACCTTGGTCGGCAACGTGGTGCACTCAAGGATCATCAGTCCCCTGCGCCTGTTTGTTAAACAGTCTCCGGTGCCCAAGCCCGGCCCCATGGCGTATGCAGACAGCATGGAAAACTTTTGGGATTGGCTGGCCAACATCACGGAGGTTCAGGAGCCATTGGCAAGAACTAAACGGAGGCCAATAGTGAAAAcaggaaaatttaagaaaatgtttggaTGGGGTGACTTTCATTCCAACATTAAAACTGTCAAACTCAATCTCCTCATCACAGGGAAAATTGTTGACCATGGAAATGGAACCTTCAGTGTGTATTTCCGACATAATTCAACAGGCCTGGGCAATGTTTCAGTGAGCTTGGTACCACCCTCCAAGGTGGTGGAATTTGAAGTTTCCCCCCAGTCTACCTTGGAGACCAAGGAATCTAAATCTTTCAATTGTCGCATTGAGTATGAAAAAACAGATCGGGCGAAAAAGACCGCCCTGTGCAACTTTGACCCATCCAAGATCTGCTACCAGGAGCAGACTCAGAGCCATGTGTCTTGGTTGTGCTCCAAGCCCTTCAAGGTCATTTGCATTTACATTGCCTTTTACAGTGTTGATTATAAACTCGTGCAAAAGGTGTGCCCTGACTACAATtaccatagtgagaccccatactTATCTTCCGGCTGA